In Chryseobacterium camelliae, one DNA window encodes the following:
- a CDS encoding GLPGLI family protein: MKKLFSILLIGLFTFGMAQDSKDAKETANRFFYELTFKPKKDSAKIEKVLTALDIVKDRSVYRDYTVIGQDSIIKVQVEAMQKSGVFKDMSKSIRMPKFSAKIVKHYPDMKIQYIERISSGFTTMAIAYNETPKFNWKILNEKEKIGAYNAQKATTEFGGRKWTAWFSTDLPFQDGPYKFSGLPGLIVKIEDEAKDYSWILQGNKKVPNWEELSFGEKISGMSLKVTEMPREKFEKTFNEFKKDPFATVRPMLTQDMMSKTIPGMDGTVGDMLKKQEKMYKDFFNSNDNPIEPPYQKLDVGQVEKVGKEKN, translated from the coding sequence ATGAAAAAACTATTTTCAATTCTATTGATAGGTCTTTTTACTTTTGGTATGGCACAGGATTCAAAGGATGCCAAGGAAACAGCTAACCGTTTTTTTTATGAGCTGACTTTTAAGCCTAAAAAGGATTCTGCCAAAATTGAAAAAGTACTAACGGCCCTGGACATTGTGAAAGACAGATCGGTATACCGGGACTATACTGTGATCGGCCAGGATTCCATCATTAAAGTGCAGGTAGAAGCGATGCAGAAATCCGGCGTATTCAAAGATATGAGCAAGTCCATCAGGATGCCTAAATTTTCTGCAAAGATCGTGAAGCATTATCCGGATATGAAGATCCAGTATATCGAAAGGATTTCCAGTGGTTTCACCACAATGGCGATCGCCTATAATGAAACCCCGAAATTCAACTGGAAAATTCTGAACGAAAAAGAAAAGATCGGCGCTTATAATGCCCAGAAAGCCACAACTGAATTTGGGGGAAGAAAATGGACGGCATGGTTCAGCACAGACCTTCCGTTCCAGGACGGCCCTTACAAATTTTCCGGACTTCCAGGACTGATCGTAAAAATAGAAGATGAGGCCAAGGACTATTCCTGGATACTTCAGGGCAACAAAAAGGTCCCTAACTGGGAAGAGCTTTCCTTTGGGGAAAAGATTTCAGGAATGAGCCTCAAAGTGACCGAAATGCCAAGGGAAAAGTTTGAAAAAACTTTTAATGAGTTCAAGAAAGATCCTTTTGCCACCGTTAGGCCTATGCTGACGCAGGATATGATGTCCAAAACCATTCCGGGAATGGACGGAACCGTTGGTGATATGTTGAAAAAACAGGAAAAGATGTACAAGGATTTTTTCAATTCCAACGACAATCCTATTGAGCCGCCATACCAGAAACTTGACGTAGGACAAGTGGAAAAGGTAGGAAAAGAAAAGAACTAA
- a CDS encoding quinone oxidoreductase family protein, with amino-acid sequence MKAAVVFRKGEIPQYAEFPDPVVKNDHESLITVKAASIKHLDRARASGKHYSTENIDQKPAIIGSDGAGLLEDGSRVYFFSKEGTVAELSVADKKMTVPIPDGLDFPTAAALPNAVMGSAMGFRFKAGLQEGETVLINGATGVTGKVAVQISKLLGAKKVIATGRNESALQSLSALGADSIVSLTTSDEEFKRNISDIHAETPIDIVLDYLWGHSVENILSALKGDGRFSHPTRLVSVGGMRGDTLQLSSQILRGTDIHISGSGLGSWSKEEMNLLISEVIPQMFTAAVDGKLSIETETIALEHIEDAWKKDIAGRKRLVVLIG; translated from the coding sequence ATGAAAGCAGCAGTTGTATTCAGAAAAGGGGAAATCCCTCAATACGCAGAATTTCCTGATCCGGTGGTTAAGAATGACCACGAGTCATTAATAACCGTAAAAGCGGCCTCAATCAAGCATCTTGACCGGGCAAGAGCCAGCGGGAAACATTATTCCACGGAAAACATCGACCAAAAACCAGCCATTATAGGCAGTGACGGAGCAGGCTTGCTGGAAGACGGCTCAAGGGTTTACTTCTTCAGCAAAGAAGGCACGGTGGCGGAGCTATCGGTCGCAGATAAAAAAATGACGGTTCCAATTCCCGACGGACTTGATTTCCCGACTGCCGCGGCATTGCCAAATGCCGTCATGGGCTCTGCCATGGGATTCCGTTTTAAAGCCGGTCTACAGGAAGGGGAAACCGTTTTAATTAATGGAGCTACAGGAGTTACAGGAAAAGTTGCCGTACAGATCTCCAAATTACTGGGAGCCAAAAAAGTGATTGCTACCGGAAGAAACGAAAGCGCTTTACAATCCCTCTCTGCCTTGGGAGCCGATAGCATTGTTTCTCTGACTACCAGTGATGAAGAATTTAAGCGAAACATCTCAGATATCCATGCTGAAACGCCGATTGATATCGTGTTAGATTACCTTTGGGGCCATTCGGTGGAAAATATCTTATCTGCCCTAAAAGGGGACGGGCGGTTTTCCCATCCTACAAGGCTGGTTTCAGTAGGAGGAATGAGAGGCGACACCCTCCAGTTGTCTTCCCAGATTTTACGCGGAACGGATATCCACATATCGGGGTCCGGACTTGGAAGCTGGTCAAAGGAAGAGATGAACCTGCTTATTTCCGAGGTAATTCCTCAAATGTTCACAGCTGCAGTGGACGGAAAATTAAGTATTGAGACAGAAACCATTGCCCTGGAGCACATAGAGGATGCATGGAAAAAAGATATTGCCGGAAGGAAGCGCCTGGTTGTGTTAATAGGATGA
- a CDS encoding FeoA family protein: protein MKQKDLHKLSGFPRNRTGKILGYDNHQLKMPNKIIEMGLLPETIFRILYQAPFNGPMYVEFGEERSRIALREEEGDFIIVEQLN from the coding sequence TTGAAACAGAAAGATTTACATAAGCTGAGCGGATTTCCCAGAAACAGGACGGGAAAGATATTGGGCTATGATAACCATCAACTGAAAATGCCTAATAAGATCATAGAAATGGGACTTCTTCCGGAAACCATTTTCAGAATATTGTATCAGGCCCCGTTCAATGGCCCGATGTACGTGGAGTTTGGAGAAGAGAGAAGCCGGATCGCCCTTCGTGAAGAGGAGGGGGATTTTATTATTGTTGAACAATTGAATTAA
- a CDS encoding Crp/Fnr family transcriptional regulator produces MFEHIQNRFSFPKEIQARYRRNFTRISVPAKTILLKENQVSAIAYYIEKGIVRASYNHDGKDITLQFFMENTMFSSLESFRKGLPSMLSFETVEACILWKIDKPTADKILDEMYEEAELRNAFMDSIFERMFDYMKHFFSFIRDSPQERYLNLCRDNPDIIKRVPQHYIASYLGITTVHLSRIKAKILNKK; encoded by the coding sequence ATGTTTGAACATATACAGAACAGGTTCTCTTTCCCGAAGGAAATCCAGGCTCGTTACAGAAGAAACTTCACCAGGATCTCTGTTCCAGCAAAAACCATCCTTTTAAAGGAGAACCAGGTTTCAGCCATAGCTTACTATATTGAGAAGGGTATTGTAAGAGCCTCGTACAACCACGACGGAAAAGATATCACCTTGCAGTTTTTTATGGAAAATACCATGTTTTCTTCTCTGGAAAGCTTCAGAAAAGGACTGCCGAGCATGCTTTCATTCGAGACTGTTGAAGCATGCATCCTTTGGAAGATCGATAAACCGACTGCAGATAAGATCCTGGACGAAATGTATGAAGAGGCGGAACTCAGGAATGCATTCATGGATTCTATTTTTGAAAGGATGTTTGACTATATGAAGCACTTTTTCTCTTTCATCAGAGACAGTCCGCAGGAACGTTACCTCAATCTGTGCAGGGACAATCCGGACATTATCAAAAGAGTTCCGCAACATTATATTGCTTCTTACCTGGGGATTACTACGGTACACCTGAGCAGGATCAAAGCTAAAATCCTGAATAAAAAATAG
- a CDS encoding DMT family transporter, whose amino-acid sequence MNEDKEKWILLAVLSLIWGSSFILIKKSLEHFSPYQVGALRVLIAGIILMPVAISKYKKFPKHHLKWLLLAAFTGNFIPMFLFPIAETEVSSSIAGIINSMMPIFVIIVGALVWKFHTTKKQIIGTLISFAGVCLLAFGGQEGTEFKLFPIVLLLLATLCYALSTTTVKSKLMEVSSTVLSAFVFSYILFLPSLVALTFTGFFSGFSFTKDTMLGLMFVSLLSVFGTGLAMMMNYRLLKVSTPLFASTVTLLMPIVAIIWGILDGEKLSFLQFAGAGIILAGLIFLRTKSDKK is encoded by the coding sequence ATGAACGAAGATAAAGAAAAGTGGATTCTCCTCGCGGTACTGAGTCTCATTTGGGGCTCCTCATTTATTCTTATCAAAAAGTCCCTGGAACATTTCAGCCCTTATCAGGTTGGAGCTTTAAGGGTTCTGATCGCAGGTATCATCCTTATGCCGGTTGCCATATCAAAATATAAAAAGTTTCCGAAACACCACCTGAAATGGCTTTTGCTGGCCGCATTTACAGGAAACTTCATTCCGATGTTCCTCTTTCCCATTGCAGAGACAGAGGTAAGCAGCAGCATTGCCGGAATCATCAATTCCATGATGCCGATCTTTGTCATTATTGTCGGGGCACTGGTATGGAAGTTCCACACCACCAAAAAGCAGATTATAGGCACGCTGATCAGCTTTGCCGGGGTTTGTCTGCTGGCCTTCGGAGGACAGGAAGGGACAGAGTTCAAGCTGTTTCCAATTGTACTCCTGCTGCTGGCTACCTTATGTTATGCCCTGAGTACCACAACGGTAAAATCCAAGCTGATGGAAGTTTCTTCTACGGTTTTATCTGCTTTCGTATTCTCTTATATCCTGTTTCTGCCGTCGCTCGTTGCCTTAACCTTTACGGGATTCTTCTCCGGCTTTAGCTTTACGAAAGATACGATGCTGGGGCTTATGTTTGTGAGTTTGTTGTCTGTATTCGGGACCGGACTGGCCATGATGATGAATTACAGGCTGCTAAAGGTATCAACGCCCCTCTTTGCTTCTACGGTAACTCTGCTGATGCCGATTGTTGCAATCATCTGGGGAATACTGGATGGCGAAAAACTCAGTTTCCTTCAGTTTGCCGGGGCAGGAATCATTCTGGCGGGTCTGATCTTTTTAAGGACAAAATCAGATAAAAAATAA
- a CDS encoding GEVED domain-containing protein: MKKKLTVFLFWGALMNAQNTPCTTNLGGDIDPGFITIRINNTTFNHDTFAVLTSFYHEYPASGQTTATLTAGQSYSLYTSTSSEAVIGLWMDYNNNGTFESNEFTPLVNSMNTQNTTTLNIPASLPSGALKIRFRTRAYGSSINGGNACSSFGSGETRDYTLTVVNNALSTQDIRKEAQLQYYPNPVNNIFYIENSIPIKTIRVFDLSGKLLISLQPEQKKTALDMSALPAGIYMIQTETASGKRNVKVQKK; encoded by the coding sequence ATGAAAAAGAAATTGACCGTCTTTCTCTTCTGGGGAGCCCTTATGAATGCACAAAATACACCCTGCACAACCAATCTGGGTGGTGACATAGATCCTGGATTCATTACCATAAGGATCAATAATACGACTTTCAATCACGATACATTTGCTGTACTAACAAGCTTTTACCATGAATACCCGGCTTCCGGACAGACCACAGCAACCCTCACAGCAGGACAATCCTATTCACTTTACACTTCCACTTCTTCGGAAGCTGTGATCGGTCTCTGGATGGATTACAACAATAACGGAACCTTTGAAAGCAATGAATTTACACCTTTGGTGAATTCCATGAACACTCAAAACACCACCACACTGAATATCCCGGCCAGTCTTCCCTCAGGAGCACTCAAAATAAGGTTCAGAACAAGGGCCTACGGAAGCTCCATCAACGGCGGCAATGCCTGCTCAAGTTTCGGCTCGGGAGAAACCAGGGATTATACGCTTACGGTTGTCAACAATGCGCTGTCAACACAAGACATCAGAAAAGAAGCGCAATTGCAATACTATCCAAACCCTGTGAACAATATCTTCTATATTGAAAACAGCATCCCGATAAAAACCATCCGTGTTTTTGATCTTTCCGGAAAGCTTTTGATCAGCCTCCAGCCGGAACAGAAAAAGACCGCACTGGATATGTCTGCATTGCCAGCGGGAATATACATGATCCAGACTGAAACGGCTTCGGGAAAACGGAATGTCAAAGTACAGAAAAAATAG
- a CDS encoding tetratricopeptide repeat protein has product MEEYFENELVKRFEEMMENQDEFYFDTEELEDIIVYYLELGDFNYADQAVNYGLKLHPNSLDIKIKKLEILLEWEEYTPAKDLIDELKGSSMENTDFLVCYAKYYSNLGNPRKSIEICKKALELKEEENFLNNFIADEYVNLGDPFNALKYYKNALKEDPTDDYALENCMLCYSDLNKSDEAIAFLNEYLDEFAYSETAWLEYGQFYFNRKNYEEAIRGYDYLLAINSSSVGVYANKAACYEALGQYKKAIEIYAEMLELEYTKAFTFYKIGLCYKALKQPIMALNAFQKSLREDPQFYLSMMEQSYLYEEMGGMTEALHFAREATHLNENNLDYQKRLAFLFIDSGKFEESLSCLKKLVEAEPSRFYNWYAYSEVLMLLGEYEEAVTVLQEALRNHHRAELYYQLSNCYFNLKNQERGAESLNRALDLDPSLVQDMQKKYPYLKDEIKKGKTKAKKKN; this is encoded by the coding sequence TTGGAAGAATATTTTGAAAATGAACTGGTAAAACGGTTCGAAGAAATGATGGAGAATCAGGATGAATTCTATTTCGATACAGAAGAACTGGAAGACATCATTGTTTATTATCTGGAGCTGGGTGATTTCAATTACGCGGACCAGGCAGTGAACTACGGGCTTAAGCTTCATCCCAATTCCCTGGATATCAAAATAAAGAAACTTGAGATCCTCCTGGAATGGGAAGAATATACTCCCGCCAAAGATCTTATTGACGAGCTGAAAGGTTCCTCTATGGAAAATACGGATTTCCTGGTTTGTTACGCGAAGTACTATTCAAACCTTGGAAATCCAAGAAAGTCCATTGAAATCTGCAAAAAAGCACTGGAACTGAAAGAAGAGGAAAATTTCCTGAATAACTTTATCGCAGACGAATACGTTAATCTCGGGGATCCGTTCAATGCACTTAAGTATTACAAAAATGCCTTGAAAGAAGATCCTACCGACGATTATGCGCTGGAAAACTGTATGCTCTGCTACAGTGACCTGAACAAGAGTGATGAGGCGATAGCCTTCCTCAATGAATACCTGGATGAATTTGCCTATTCCGAAACCGCATGGCTGGAATACGGTCAGTTTTACTTTAACAGGAAGAATTATGAGGAAGCCATCCGCGGATATGATTATCTGCTGGCAATCAATTCTAGCTCAGTAGGCGTTTATGCTAATAAAGCAGCCTGTTATGAAGCTTTGGGACAGTATAAAAAAGCGATTGAGATCTATGCGGAAATGCTGGAGCTTGAATACACTAAAGCATTCACCTTCTATAAGATCGGCTTATGCTATAAAGCTCTTAAACAGCCTATTATGGCCCTCAATGCTTTTCAGAAGTCCCTGAGGGAAGATCCGCAGTTCTACCTGTCTATGATGGAGCAGTCTTATCTGTATGAAGAAATGGGCGGCATGACAGAAGCCCTGCATTTTGCCCGTGAGGCTACGCACCTGAACGAGAATAACCTGGACTACCAGAAGCGTCTAGCCTTTCTTTTCATCGACTCCGGAAAATTTGAAGAAAGCCTTTCGTGCCTGAAGAAACTTGTGGAGGCTGAGCCATCACGGTTTTACAACTGGTACGCCTATTCTGAAGTACTGATGCTGTTAGGGGAATATGAAGAAGCTGTTACCGTACTTCAGGAGGCTTTAAGGAACCACCACAGGGCCGAGCTGTATTATCAGCTGAGCAACTGTTATTTTAATCTTAAAAATCAGGAAAGAGGGGCAGAATCCCTCAACAGGGCATTAGACCTTGACCCTTCCCTGGTTCAGGATATGCAGAAAAAATATCCTTATCTGAAAGATGAGATTAAAAAAGGGAAAACCAAAGCGAAAAAGAAAAATTAA
- the glmM gene encoding phosphoglucosamine mutase, whose protein sequence is MSLIKSISGIRGTIGGKVNDNLTPLDVVKFASAFGTWLQNKNNKKDLTLVIGRDARISGQMVSSLVTSTLQGLGIHVVDLGLSTTPTVEIMVPELHADGGIILTASHNPKQWNALKLLNEKGEFISGENGAEVLALAESEDFNYAEVDDLGKYETRDDAFDIHIKQILNLPMVDVEAIRAKKFKIVLDAVNSTGGIAIPMLLDQLGCETILLYCDPTGEFPHNPEPLKEHLGDICALVEKEKADLGIVVDPDVDRLALIDEKGEMFGEEYTLVAVADYLLKNKSGAAVSNLSSSRALRDVARGHDSEYFASAVGEVNVVTLMKEKNAVIGGEGNGGIIYPDLHYGRDSLVGIALFLTHLAKENKTVSELRAGYPEYFMGKKKIELTPEIDVDGILAKMEQEYQNEEVSTVDGVKIDFENNWVHLRKSNTEPIIRIYTEAATQEEADRLGDDIITKIKSLI, encoded by the coding sequence ATGTCACTAATAAAAAGTATTTCAGGAATCCGCGGAACAATCGGAGGAAAAGTAAATGACAATCTCACCCCGCTGGACGTGGTGAAATTTGCCTCTGCATTCGGGACCTGGCTCCAGAATAAAAACAATAAAAAAGACCTTACGCTGGTTATCGGCAGGGATGCGAGAATATCCGGACAGATGGTTTCCTCTCTGGTAACCTCTACCTTGCAGGGACTCGGAATCCATGTGGTTGACCTCGGCCTGTCTACTACCCCTACGGTAGAAATCATGGTGCCCGAACTCCATGCTGACGGCGGCATTATTCTTACTGCTTCCCATAATCCTAAACAGTGGAATGCCCTGAAGTTACTGAACGAGAAGGGTGAATTCATCAGCGGGGAAAACGGTGCTGAAGTTCTGGCACTTGCTGAAAGTGAAGACTTCAACTACGCAGAAGTAGACGACCTCGGAAAATACGAAACCAGAGACGATGCCTTCGACATCCATATCAAGCAGATCCTTAACCTGCCAATGGTAGACGTGGAAGCCATCAGAGCAAAAAAATTCAAAATCGTCCTTGATGCCGTGAATTCCACAGGAGGAATTGCCATCCCGATGCTGCTGGATCAGCTGGGCTGTGAAACCATACTGCTGTACTGCGATCCGACCGGTGAGTTCCCACACAATCCAGAACCGTTAAAAGAGCATCTGGGTGATATTTGCGCACTGGTAGAAAAAGAGAAGGCTGACTTAGGAATTGTGGTAGACCCTGATGTGGACCGCCTTGCGCTGATCGATGAAAAAGGAGAAATGTTCGGGGAAGAATATACCCTGGTTGCCGTTGCGGATTACCTGCTGAAAAACAAAAGCGGCGCAGCCGTTTCCAACCTTTCATCCAGCCGCGCATTGAGGGATGTGGCCAGAGGCCATGATTCGGAATATTTTGCCAGTGCAGTCGGCGAAGTGAATGTAGTTACTTTGATGAAAGAAAAGAACGCAGTAATCGGCGGCGAAGGAAACGGAGGAATCATTTATCCGGACCTGCATTACGGAAGAGACTCATTAGTAGGTATTGCCTTGTTTTTGACCCACTTGGCAAAAGAAAACAAAACGGTTTCTGAGCTGAGAGCCGGATACCCTGAATACTTTATGGGCAAAAAGAAGATAGAGCTTACCCCTGAAATTGATGTGGACGGCATTCTTGCCAAAATGGAACAGGAATACCAAAACGAAGAAGTATCAACCGTAGACGGTGTAAAGATAGATTTTGAAAACAACTGGGTACACTTGAGGAAATCCAATACGGAACCAATCATCAGGATCTATACGGAAGCCGCTACCCAGGAAGAAGCAGACCGCTTAGGTGACGATATCATCACAAAAATAAAAAGTTTGATTTAA
- a CDS encoding TonB-dependent receptor has protein sequence MKKNVFLFLMLLLSALTFAQKTVSGKITDEDGVAIPSASVTIEEPGKDAILAYAITNSKGEYKISFTSSEPNVDLKVKAFNQKSVTKQISNTDQTLSFKLESEATEIKEVKLKTRMITARGDTISYDLKAFDSKSDRTLADVMKKIPGVEVNADGTILYQGNAINKFYVNGKDLMEGGYGTINNSLPKDAVQKVEVLENHQPVKILQDKVPSDQAAINIKLKNSVTMTGRGEVGTGFGDPWLWNVKLTPMFFGQKSQWVVNYKTNNTGEQVENEGNILAFGNRYEGRRINASQNDWLNVENASTPNLPVKRYLMNSVHYLSANYLTNIDAKKEWELKASANYTNNAVERESYSQTDYFSTPQRPIASRVTQNIFNNFYTDKAKGELIFTKNAKKGFFKNTTSFSQYWNADRAVANRTDSQANSLRTANEAIESPTTSFQNSLSTIVPWKEKMVNVLSYISYQTDRQTLDVSPATYLTIPGFTTAAGADFVRQNLRLKTFEANHSANLGFTTKGWTFTPEIGFNFKTTDLVSDLFNITTIPSANPINQTPASAYSNDLSYTTATPYGSVGVNYKNDSWMLYANFPVNSNNIKADDPVRNVSKSVNKVTFEPNIFAQYSFASFWKTSVNANINNNFGEINTAYSGFLMTSPNGINAMDINNPIPQNNNKSAGARIEYRNPLNNLFFNVNYRLSDAKRNLISNPIINSAGYTTMQYIERDNHVLTNSYSAEVGKYFPKFKTNASVSYSNNTSKSDAFLDNISYTNKNNSQSYGFKFNNTYFSWMSIDYNASISRTKQINSGELNTNTARKGFTHNLGVFFYPIENHTVGFNWDQVNTSAGDQKYNNGFYDVSYQFTWAKKKIDFELKWLNIANKKVFETYDINTNNISYTRIQLRPSQVMFTVKFNFK, from the coding sequence ATGAAAAAGAATGTCTTTCTGTTTCTGATGCTTCTCTTATCTGCGCTTACCTTTGCCCAGAAAACGGTTTCGGGAAAAATTACGGATGAAGACGGTGTGGCTATTCCAAGTGCCAGTGTAACGATTGAAGAGCCGGGCAAAGATGCCATTCTGGCGTATGCCATCACCAATTCCAAAGGAGAATATAAAATTTCTTTCACGTCTTCGGAGCCTAATGTGGATCTTAAGGTGAAGGCATTTAACCAAAAATCAGTAACGAAGCAGATCAGCAATACAGATCAGACACTCAGCTTTAAACTGGAATCCGAGGCAACGGAAATCAAAGAGGTCAAACTGAAAACCCGGATGATTACAGCGCGCGGAGATACCATTTCCTATGACCTTAAAGCTTTCGACAGCAAGAGTGACCGCACCCTGGCGGATGTAATGAAAAAAATCCCGGGTGTGGAAGTGAATGCAGACGGAACCATCCTCTACCAGGGAAATGCCATCAATAAATTTTATGTGAACGGAAAAGACCTTATGGAAGGCGGATACGGGACCATCAACAATTCCCTTCCGAAAGATGCCGTGCAGAAAGTAGAGGTTCTGGAAAACCACCAGCCGGTAAAAATCCTGCAGGATAAAGTGCCTTCCGATCAGGCAGCCATCAACATCAAACTTAAAAATTCCGTAACCATGACCGGGCGCGGGGAAGTGGGAACCGGGTTTGGCGATCCGTGGCTGTGGAATGTAAAGCTTACTCCTATGTTCTTCGGGCAGAAAAGCCAGTGGGTAGTCAATTATAAGACCAACAATACCGGCGAACAGGTGGAAAACGAAGGAAATATTCTGGCTTTCGGAAACAGGTATGAGGGAAGAAGGATCAACGCGTCTCAAAACGATTGGCTGAATGTAGAGAATGCCAGCACGCCCAATTTACCGGTAAAAAGATATCTGATGAACAGCGTACATTATTTATCTGCCAATTACCTTACGAATATTGACGCGAAAAAAGAATGGGAACTGAAAGCAAGTGCCAACTATACAAACAATGCTGTAGAAAGGGAGTCATACAGCCAGACAGACTATTTTTCTACGCCACAAAGGCCAATTGCATCAAGGGTAACGCAGAATATATTTAATAACTTCTATACCGATAAAGCAAAAGGGGAACTGATTTTCACAAAAAATGCGAAAAAAGGATTCTTTAAAAATACAACCAGCTTTTCCCAGTACTGGAATGCTGACAGGGCCGTTGCCAACAGAACAGATTCACAAGCGAATTCCTTGAGAACGGCTAATGAAGCTATAGAGTCACCGACAACATCTTTTCAAAACTCATTGAGTACCATCGTGCCATGGAAAGAAAAAATGGTTAATGTCCTTTCTTACATCAGTTATCAGACAGACAGGCAGACACTGGATGTATCTCCTGCTACATACTTAACGATCCCAGGGTTTACTACAGCAGCCGGAGCCGATTTCGTACGCCAGAATTTGAGATTAAAAACATTTGAGGCCAATCACTCAGCGAATTTAGGTTTTACAACAAAAGGCTGGACTTTTACCCCTGAAATTGGATTCAATTTCAAGACCACAGATTTGGTTTCGGACCTGTTCAATATAACCACCATCCCTTCAGCAAATCCTATTAACCAAACCCCGGCATCTGCTTACAGCAATGATTTAAGTTATACAACAGCAACTCCTTATGGAAGCGTTGGTGTCAATTATAAGAATGATTCATGGATGCTCTATGCGAATTTCCCTGTTAATTCAAATAACATCAAAGCTGATGATCCTGTTAGAAACGTTTCTAAATCAGTCAATAAGGTTACTTTTGAGCCTAATATTTTTGCACAGTACAGTTTCGCATCTTTCTGGAAAACTTCAGTAAATGCCAATATCAATAATAATTTTGGAGAGATCAATACAGCCTATTCCGGTTTTCTGATGACTTCGCCTAACGGGATTAATGCAATGGACATCAATAATCCTATTCCTCAAAACAACAACAAGTCTGCGGGAGCCAGGATTGAATACAGAAACCCATTGAACAATTTATTTTTTAATGTCAATTACAGACTATCAGATGCCAAAAGAAATTTAATTTCTAACCCAATTATTAACAGCGCGGGATATACGACCATGCAATATATTGAACGGGATAATCATGTGCTTACTAACAGCTATAGTGCAGAAGTGGGTAAGTATTTTCCTAAATTCAAAACCAATGCTTCTGTTAGTTACAGCAACAATACTTCTAAATCTGACGCTTTTCTTGATAATATCTCTTATACCAATAAAAACAACAGCCAGTCGTATGGTTTCAAGTTTAATAACACATACTTCAGCTGGATGAGTATTGATTACAATGCAAGTATTTCGAGGACCAAACAGATCAATAGCGGTGAATTGAATACCAATACAGCCAGAAAAGGCTTTACCCATAACCTTGGAGTATTCTTCTACCCTATTGAAAATCATACGGTAGGATTTAACTGGGATCAGGTAAATACAAGTGCCGGAGACCAAAAATACAATAATGGCTTTTATGATGTCTCTTATCAGTTTACCTGGGCTAAGAAGAAAATCGATTTTGAACTGAAATGGCTGAATATAGCCAATAAAAAGGTATTTGAAACCTATGATATAAATACCAATAACATCTCTTATACAAGGATCCAGCTTCGCCCGAGCCAGGTCATGTTTACCGTAAAATTCAACTTTAAATAA
- a CDS encoding cupin-like domain-containing protein: MGIILKPIDVVDDITQEEFIRKYLKPRKPVVIKNMAKKWPAYQKWTMDYMKEVVGDVEVPLYDSSKADPSAPINASAAKMKFGDYIDLIRREPTDLRIFLFDPIKYAPKLLEDYISPKELMGGFLDKYPNMFFGGKGSVTFLHFDIDMAHIFHTHFNGRKHILLFDYKWRERLYQIPYATYALEDYDIEHPDFTKFPALDGVEGIECFLEHGDTLFMPTGWWHWMKYLDGSFSISLRAWDKSWAVKAHSLWNLTVQRKFDDIMKSRFRKKYMDWKEKIAIKRAELALKRGLPK, translated from the coding sequence ATGGGAATTATTTTAAAGCCTATAGATGTTGTTGATGATATTACCCAGGAAGAATTTATCCGGAAATATCTGAAACCACGGAAACCTGTTGTCATTAAAAACATGGCAAAAAAATGGCCAGCATACCAGAAATGGACCATGGACTATATGAAGGAGGTCGTTGGAGATGTAGAGGTTCCGTTGTATGACAGCTCTAAGGCTGATCCTTCAGCTCCTATCAATGCTTCAGCAGCCAAGATGAAGTTTGGGGATTATATTGATCTGATCAGGAGAGAACCTACAGATCTCAGGATTTTCCTGTTTGACCCTATTAAATATGCGCCTAAGCTCCTGGAAGATTATATTTCTCCGAAAGAGCTGATGGGCGGTTTCCTGGATAAATATCCCAATATGTTTTTCGGGGGAAAAGGTTCTGTAACGTTCCTTCATTTTGATATAGACATGGCCCATATTTTCCACACGCATTTCAACGGCAGGAAACACATCCTCCTGTTTGATTATAAATGGAGGGAAAGGCTCTATCAAATTCCATATGCGACCTATGCCCTTGAAGATTATGATATCGAGCATCCTGATTTTACAAAGTTCCCTGCACTGGACGGTGTGGAAGGGATCGAATGTTTCCTGGAGCACGGTGATACCCTGTTTATGCCTACTGGATGGTGGCACTGGATGAAATACCTGGACGGCAGTTTCTCCATTTCCCTCCGTGCCTGGGATAAGTCGTGGGCTGTAAAAGCACATTCCCTTTGGAACCTTACCGTACAGCGCAAATTTGATGATATTATGAAGTCCAGGTTCAGGAAGAAATATATGGACTGGAAGGAGAAGATAGCTATTAAAAGGGCTGAACTTGCTCTAAAGAGGGGCCTTCCCAAATAA